Proteins encoded by one window of Psychromonas sp. L1A2:
- a CDS encoding DNA polymerase III subunit chi yields MSQVIFYIHSEDTLVSTAEASLPTYFVQACQLASYYYQQNKKVFIYTENQQDAFTIDEYLWQFDGDSFVPHNLVGEGPRYGSPVEISWLAPQHPRAVLINLSQNIPEFNLNFQQIIDFVPAQEQLKINARMRYSAYKKLGHTLSTQDVKTASQELTNQTEDK; encoded by the coding sequence ATGAGCCAAGTTATCTTTTATATTCATTCTGAGGATACTTTGGTTTCAACAGCTGAAGCAAGCTTGCCAACATATTTTGTGCAAGCTTGCCAACTAGCGTCTTATTATTACCAACAAAATAAAAAAGTATTTATTTATACTGAAAATCAACAAGATGCTTTTACCATTGATGAATATTTATGGCAATTTGATGGTGACAGCTTTGTACCGCATAATTTAGTAGGAGAAGGCCCACGTTATGGGTCTCCGGTTGAGATCAGTTGGCTTGCTCCACAGCATCCACGCGCTGTATTAATTAACCTCAGCCAAAACATTCCGGAATTTAATTTAAACTTCCAACAAATTATTGATTTTGTGCCAGCACAAGAACAACTAAAAATTAATGCGCGAATGCGCTACAGTGCTTATAAAAAATTAGGCCACACCCTCTCTACTCAAGATGTTAAAACAGCATCCCAAGAGTTAACTAACCAGACAGAAGACAAATGA
- a CDS encoding tyrosine-type recombinase/integrase has product MATLQVRKGKKNTTYRVEFMREGKRISKSFKIKKDAQKFMALLLVDNDLANSLTNHSLTTLSFFDAVTQFLDQDTGKDSSKHQRLKHWISIFGDKPVGKVTRQQIKEELKALSNEKAPATLNRYKAAIGSLYAYLSDEFDIDYNPVKGIRQYTENNARTRFLNDGELSSLFSTAKISKWDQLYLLILMAITTGARRSEMLTLKWSDINFKAKTAHLPNTKNGDGDTNSNETSFNNRF; this is encoded by the coding sequence ATGGCAACTCTTCAAGTCCGTAAAGGCAAAAAAAATACAACTTATCGCGTAGAATTTATGCGAGAAGGTAAACGTATATCTAAATCATTCAAAATAAAAAAAGATGCTCAAAAATTTATGGCGTTACTGCTGGTGGATAATGATTTAGCCAATAGTTTAACTAACCATAGTTTAACCACTTTAAGTTTTTTTGACGCTGTCACACAATTCCTAGATCAAGATACTGGAAAAGACTCAAGTAAACACCAACGTTTAAAACATTGGATTTCTATATTTGGTGACAAGCCTGTCGGTAAAGTGACACGCCAACAAATTAAAGAAGAGTTAAAGGCTTTATCTAATGAGAAGGCTCCTGCAACATTAAATAGATATAAAGCAGCGATTGGCTCTTTGTATGCCTATTTGTCTGATGAATTTGATATAGATTACAATCCCGTAAAAGGCATTCGTCAATACACTGAAAATAATGCTAGAACTCGGTTTTTAAATGATGGTGAGCTATCAAGCTTATTTTCCACTGCTAAAATCTCAAAATGGGACCAATTATACCTGTTAATTTTAATGGCTATTACAACGGGTGCTAGACGTTCTGAAATGCTGACGTTGAAATGGAGTGATATTAATTTCAAAGCTAAAACAGCCCACCTACCTAATACTAAGAATGGTGACGGAGATACGAACTCAAATGAGACTTCTTTTAATAATAGGTTTTAA
- the pepA gene encoding leucyl aminopeptidase — protein sequence MEFLVKSGSPEKQRSACIVVGVFEPRRLSHAAEVLDEISEGYLSALLRRGDIEGKVGQVLFLHHVPNVLSERVLLVGCGKERELTETQYKQIIEKTISTLNDTGALEAVCFLSELHIKGRDTYWAVRQAIEATQDSLYNFDQFKTNKDNTRRPLRKLTFNVPSRKELTRAELALQHGLAVSAGMKLCKDLANMPPNICTPLYLSQQAQELDQRFDKITTEVVDTEQMKALGMNSYLAVAQGSANPAYMSIINYQGGPTDQKPIVLVGKGLTFDSGGISLKPGAGMDEMKYDMGGAASVFGALEAIAQLDLGINVIGVIAGAENMPSSKAYRPGDILTTMAGLTVEVLNTDAEGRLVLCDALTYVERFDPECVIDVATLTGACIMALGHNISALMSPHKGMVHEILGASNQTGDKAWQLPMDDDFQKQLDSPFADMANIGGRPAGSITAACFLSRFTKAYNWAHLDIAGTAWRSGANKGATGRPVPLLTQFVINRSEQEIAELDV from the coding sequence ATGGAATTTCTCGTAAAAAGTGGTAGCCCAGAAAAACAGCGCAGCGCATGTATTGTTGTTGGTGTCTTTGAACCTCGACGTTTATCTCATGCAGCTGAAGTTTTAGATGAAATCAGCGAAGGTTATTTAAGTGCATTATTACGTCGCGGTGATATTGAAGGTAAAGTGGGACAGGTATTATTTTTACACCATGTACCTAACGTATTGAGCGAAAGAGTATTGTTGGTTGGCTGCGGTAAAGAGCGAGAGCTAACTGAAACACAATACAAACAGATTATTGAAAAAACCATTTCGACATTAAATGACACAGGCGCACTTGAAGCCGTTTGTTTCTTATCTGAATTGCATATTAAAGGTCGAGATACCTACTGGGCAGTTCGCCAAGCAATAGAAGCAACACAAGATAGCCTATACAATTTCGACCAGTTTAAAACCAATAAAGACAATACACGACGTCCATTACGTAAATTAACGTTTAACGTACCGAGTCGCAAAGAATTAACGCGTGCTGAATTAGCATTACAACATGGATTAGCTGTATCAGCAGGTATGAAGTTATGTAAAGACTTAGCAAATATGCCTCCCAATATTTGTACTCCGCTGTATTTAAGCCAACAAGCACAAGAACTTGATCAACGTTTTGATAAAATAACAACCGAAGTGGTTGATACAGAACAAATGAAAGCATTAGGCATGAACAGTTACTTAGCAGTAGCACAAGGTTCGGCTAACCCAGCTTACATGTCGATTATCAATTACCAAGGTGGCCCAACGGATCAAAAGCCAATTGTATTAGTGGGTAAAGGGTTAACTTTCGACTCAGGTGGTATTTCATTAAAACCAGGTGCTGGCATGGATGAAATGAAATACGACATGGGCGGCGCTGCATCAGTCTTTGGTGCATTAGAAGCCATTGCTCAGCTAGACTTAGGTATTAACGTGATTGGTGTCATTGCAGGCGCTGAAAATATGCCATCAAGCAAAGCATACCGTCCTGGTGATATCCTAACAACGATGGCAGGCCTCACTGTTGAAGTATTAAACACTGACGCTGAAGGCCGCTTAGTATTATGTGATGCATTAACTTATGTAGAACGTTTTGACCCAGAATGTGTTATCGATGTTGCGACCTTAACAGGCGCTTGTATTATGGCATTAGGTCATAACATCAGTGCACTAATGAGCCCGCATAAAGGCATGGTTCATGAGATTTTAGGTGCATCAAACCAAACTGGTGACAAAGCATGGCAGTTACCAATGGATGATGACTTCCAAAAGCAACTAGACAGCCCATTTGCAGATATGGCAAACATTGGTGGTCGTCCTGCTGGTTCAATTACAGCGGCTTGTTTCTTGTCTCGCTTCACTAAAGCTTATAACTGGGCACATTTGGATATTGCCGGCACAGCTTGGCGCTCAGGCGCAAATAAAGGTGCGACTGGCCGCCCTGTTCCGTTGTTAACACAATTTGTGATTAACCGTAGCGAACAAGAAATAGCGGAACTAGACGTCTAA
- a CDS encoding valine--tRNA ligase, translating to MEKIYNPSAIEQKNYQTWEEKGYFKPHGDTDKESFCIMIPPPNVTGSLHMGHAFQDTIMDTLIRYQRMQGKNTLWQMGTDHAGIATQMVVERKLFAETGQTRKELGRETFIEKIWDWKAESGGNISRQMRRLGTSVDWDRERFTMDDGLSEAVKKTFVDLYNDDLIYRGKRLVNWDPKLQTAISDLEVENKDVKGFMWHFRYPLANGVKTADGKDYIVVATTRPETVLGDTGVAVNPEDPRYKDLIGQSILLPFVNREIPIIGDDHADMEKGTGCVKITPAHDFNDYEVGKRNKLPMINVLTFEACIRESAEVFNTNGEKSEDYPTDLPAQFQGLTREAARKLVVSQLDALGLLEEVKDHDLTVPYGDRGGVVIEPMLTDQWYVRVAPLAKTATEAVANGDIKFVPQQYENMYNSWMNDLNDWCVSRQLWWGHRIPAWYDESGKVYVGHDEAAVRAEHNLDESVVLNQDDDVLDTWFSSGLWTFSTLGWPNQTMDLKTFHSTDVLVTGFDIIFFWVARMIMMTMHFMKNEDGTPQVPFKTVYVTGLIRDENGDKMSKSKGNVLDPLDMIDGLDLESLVTKRTGNMMQPQLAKKIEKDTRKTFANGIEAHGTDALRFTLAAMASTGRDINWDMNRLEGYRNFCNKLWNASRYVLMDAEEQDFGFGENKAMQFSLADRWIQGQLQNMIKEFRQALDTYRFDIAANILYDFIWNEFCGWYLELTKPVLFKGNEDEQRGTRHTLISVLETLLRVAHPMLPFMTEEIWQRVKAITGQGGDTIMLEAYPEYDAAQVDEQAVADLEWVKQVIDAVRNIRGEMDISPKVPLNVLVKNASSEDTRRFADNEAFLAALAKLESVTFVAKGQETPASVTALVGGLELLIPMAGLIDVEAELARLAKQLEKATKELDKVSGKLSNERFVSNAPEAVITKEKAKQAEYQTTCDKLNEQIETIKAL from the coding sequence ATGGAAAAGATATACAACCCAAGTGCGATTGAGCAAAAAAATTACCAAACCTGGGAAGAAAAAGGTTACTTCAAACCACACGGCGATACTGATAAAGAAAGTTTCTGCATCATGATCCCACCACCAAATGTCACTGGTAGTTTACACATGGGTCATGCTTTCCAAGATACGATCATGGATACGTTAATCCGTTATCAACGTATGCAAGGTAAAAACACGTTGTGGCAAATGGGAACAGACCATGCAGGTATCGCAACACAAATGGTTGTTGAACGTAAATTATTTGCAGAAACAGGCCAAACGCGTAAAGAGTTAGGTCGTGAAACTTTTATCGAAAAAATCTGGGACTGGAAGGCAGAATCTGGCGGTAATATTTCTCGTCAAATGCGTCGTCTAGGTACGTCTGTCGATTGGGATCGTGAACGCTTTACCATGGATGATGGCCTTTCTGAAGCCGTTAAAAAGACCTTTGTTGATTTGTATAATGATGACCTTATCTACCGTGGTAAACGTCTGGTTAACTGGGATCCTAAATTACAAACAGCTATTTCAGATTTAGAAGTAGAAAATAAAGATGTTAAAGGGTTTATGTGGCACTTCCGATACCCGTTAGCTAATGGCGTTAAAACAGCCGATGGTAAAGACTACATAGTAGTAGCAACCACTCGACCAGAAACAGTATTAGGTGATACAGGTGTTGCTGTTAATCCTGAAGATCCACGTTATAAAGATCTCATTGGTCAAAGCATTTTATTACCTTTCGTTAATCGTGAAATCCCAATTATTGGTGACGATCATGCCGATATGGAAAAAGGCACAGGTTGTGTAAAAATCACCCCTGCGCATGATTTTAATGACTATGAAGTCGGTAAACGCAACAAATTACCAATGATCAACGTATTAACCTTTGAAGCCTGTATTCGTGAAAGTGCTGAAGTATTTAATACCAACGGTGAAAAGAGCGAAGATTACCCAACTGATTTACCAGCTCAATTCCAAGGTTTAACACGTGAAGCTGCACGTAAACTAGTGGTCAGCCAATTAGATGCATTAGGTTTATTAGAAGAAGTTAAAGACCATGATTTAACAGTGCCTTACGGAGACCGTGGTGGTGTTGTGATTGAACCAATGCTAACAGACCAATGGTATGTACGTGTTGCACCTTTAGCTAAAACAGCAACAGAAGCGGTTGCTAATGGCGATATTAAATTTGTACCGCAGCAATACGAGAACATGTACAACTCATGGATGAATGATTTAAATGATTGGTGTGTTTCTCGTCAACTATGGTGGGGACATCGCATCCCAGCTTGGTATGACGAATCAGGTAAAGTTTACGTAGGACACGATGAAGCGGCGGTTCGTGCTGAACATAACTTAGATGAAAGTGTTGTTTTAAACCAAGATGATGACGTATTAGATACGTGGTTCTCTTCTGGTCTTTGGACATTCTCTACATTAGGCTGGCCAAACCAAACCATGGATCTTAAAACCTTCCACTCTACTGATGTATTAGTAACAGGTTTTGACATCATCTTCTTCTGGGTTGCGCGTATGATCATGATGACCATGCACTTTATGAAAAATGAAGATGGTACACCGCAAGTTCCGTTTAAAACCGTTTATGTCACCGGTCTTATCCGTGATGAGAATGGCGATAAAATGTCTAAATCTAAAGGTAACGTATTAGATCCTTTAGATATGATCGATGGGTTAGATCTTGAAAGCTTAGTGACGAAACGTACTGGCAACATGATGCAACCACAACTTGCGAAGAAAATTGAAAAAGACACACGTAAAACCTTTGCTAACGGTATTGAAGCACATGGTACGGATGCACTACGTTTCACATTAGCGGCAATGGCCTCTACAGGTCGTGATATCAACTGGGATATGAATCGTCTTGAAGGTTACCGTAACTTCTGTAATAAACTATGGAATGCAAGTCGTTATGTATTAATGGATGCGGAAGAGCAAGATTTCGGTTTTGGTGAAAACAAAGCAATGCAATTTAGCCTTGCCGATCGTTGGATTCAAGGTCAATTACAAAATATGATCAAAGAGTTCCGCCAAGCATTAGACACCTATCGTTTTGATATCGCGGCAAATATTCTTTACGATTTCATCTGGAATGAATTCTGTGGTTGGTACTTAGAGTTAACTAAACCTGTTTTATTCAAAGGCAATGAAGACGAGCAACGTGGTACTCGCCATACATTAATCAGCGTATTAGAAACATTATTACGTGTTGCACATCCAATGCTACCGTTTATGACCGAAGAAATTTGGCAACGTGTGAAAGCAATCACAGGTCAAGGTGGTGACACTATCATGCTTGAAGCTTACCCTGAATATGATGCAGCGCAGGTTGATGAACAAGCCGTGGCTGACCTAGAATGGGTTAAGCAAGTGATTGATGCAGTGCGTAACATTCGTGGTGAAATGGATATCAGCCCGAAAGTACCACTAAACGTGTTAGTTAAAAATGCAAGCAGTGAAGATACACGTCGCTTTGCTGATAACGAAGCGTTTTTAGCGGCATTAGCAAAACTAGAAAGTGTTACTTTTGTTGCTAAAGGTCAAGAAACACCAGCGTCTGTTACTGCTTTAGTAGGTGGCCTAGAGTTGTTGATTCCAATGGCAGGTTTAATTGATGTTGAAGCTGAGCTAGCACGTTTAGCGAAGCAGCTTGAAAAAGCAACGAAAGAGCTAGATAAAGTATCAGGCAAGTTAAGTAACGAACGTTTTGTGAGTAATGCTCCAGAAGCAGTTATTACTAAAGAAAAAGCGAAACAAGCTGAATACCAAACAACTTGCGACAAACTAAATGAGCAAATTGAGACAATCAAAGCGCTTTAA
- a CDS encoding transporter substrate-binding domain-containing protein, whose product MHRSSTLILTLFTLTFSVFSYAKEELRSSVLPSKIIVWQHTVDNPTKIIMVMLKQALDITKAEYGDYDIISSIPMEQRRAVSKLSKKYKGKLDIAHLASSASREKGAIAVRIPLIEGLLGYRVCLIRQNDQDKFSNIKSKQDFIDRNIKIGQQQDWPDTKILEKNGLKVQTSYKYSLLFRQLEKQRFDCFLRGVNEISDELEQHANANFVVENNLLFHYPLPLFFFVNESRPDLAERLTKGLTTLKENGVLAKLVEDYYKDKLEKLHLGTRKVFHLENPFLPDKSLHSINAIPWLSL is encoded by the coding sequence ATGCATCGATCAAGCACTTTAATACTCACTCTATTTACTCTCACTTTTTCAGTATTCAGTTATGCAAAAGAAGAACTCCGCTCATCTGTTTTACCATCAAAAATAATTGTATGGCAGCATACCGTTGATAATCCAACTAAAATAATTATGGTCATGCTCAAACAAGCACTTGATATTACAAAAGCAGAGTATGGTGATTATGACATCATTTCTTCAATACCAATGGAGCAAAGAAGGGCTGTCTCTAAACTATCTAAAAAATATAAAGGAAAGTTAGATATCGCTCACCTTGCAAGTAGTGCGAGTAGAGAAAAAGGCGCGATTGCAGTCCGTATCCCATTGATTGAAGGGTTGCTAGGTTATCGAGTTTGTTTGATTAGACAAAATGATCAAGATAAATTCTCTAACATTAAAAGCAAACAAGACTTCATTGATAGAAATATTAAAATTGGGCAACAACAAGATTGGCCTGATACTAAAATATTAGAAAAAAATGGATTAAAAGTTCAAACATCTTATAAGTATTCTTTATTATTTAGACAGTTAGAAAAGCAACGATTTGATTGTTTTTTACGGGGAGTCAATGAAATTAGCGATGAACTTGAACAACATGCAAATGCTAATTTTGTAGTCGAAAATAATTTACTCTTTCATTATCCGCTTCCATTATTCTTTTTTGTTAATGAAAGTCGCCCTGACTTAGCAGAAAGACTAACAAAAGGCTTAACAACACTTAAGGAAAATGGCGTATTAGCCAAGTTGGTAGAAGACTACTATAAAGATAAACTTGAAAAATTACATTTAGGTACGCGTAAGGTTTTTCATCTTGAAAATCCTTTTTTACCTGATAAATCACTGCATTCTATTAATGCTATTCCTTGGTTATCATTATAA
- the lptF gene encoding LPS export ABC transporter permease LptF — translation MIILRYLMLETFKSQVGILFVLVLIFVSQKFISILALAINGVIPANLVLTVLYLNMPTLGTLMLPISFYLAILFAHGRLHSESEMVALTSCGYSPNKVLKATLMLSLFTFVFASFNSLYLAPAAEDEMVSVIEKAEANAGTATLIEGRFHKASGNGGVVYVEKYEKNKTLVNVFAAHWPKEEGISPSVITAKTGNVANKKDGTWLTLKDGQRYAGIVGKHEFENSQFSTYQVHIANEAVESKKRKVDALPTSALIGATDTRSQAELQWRIAIPVSILLITFMAVPMAKVNPRQGRYAKLLPALALYLSFFLLLSASKSLIEDGAIPYFGIWAVQILFFAIGVVLHLQTIGKFNVKPKKEKSKKAEPAKVDK, via the coding sequence TTGATTATTCTTCGTTATTTAATGTTAGAAACATTTAAAAGCCAAGTTGGCATTCTCTTTGTTTTAGTTCTCATATTCGTTAGTCAAAAATTTATTAGCATTCTCGCTCTCGCCATTAATGGCGTGATACCTGCAAATTTAGTATTAACGGTTTTATATTTAAACATGCCCACCTTGGGAACGTTAATGTTACCTATTAGTTTCTACCTTGCGATATTATTTGCGCATGGTCGGCTACACAGTGAAAGTGAAATGGTGGCGTTAACATCTTGTGGTTACAGTCCTAATAAAGTATTGAAAGCAACATTGATGTTGTCATTGTTTACGTTTGTTTTTGCTAGCTTTAATAGCTTATATTTGGCACCTGCAGCTGAAGATGAAATGGTTTCAGTTATTGAAAAAGCAGAAGCCAACGCCGGAACGGCAACCTTAATCGAAGGACGTTTTCATAAAGCCTCTGGAAATGGTGGGGTGGTTTATGTTGAAAAGTATGAAAAAAATAAAACGCTCGTAAATGTTTTTGCGGCCCATTGGCCAAAAGAAGAGGGGATATCCCCTTCTGTGATCACCGCTAAAACCGGTAATGTCGCCAATAAAAAAGATGGTACCTGGTTAACCTTAAAAGATGGCCAACGTTACGCTGGTATTGTGGGTAAGCATGAATTTGAGAACTCACAGTTTTCTACCTACCAAGTACATATTGCTAATGAAGCTGTTGAAAGCAAAAAACGTAAAGTAGATGCTCTACCTACTTCTGCATTAATTGGTGCTACCGATACGCGTTCTCAGGCTGAACTGCAGTGGCGTATTGCTATTCCTGTTTCTATATTATTAATTACTTTTATGGCCGTTCCTATGGCTAAAGTTAACCCTCGTCAGGGGCGTTATGCAAAACTATTACCGGCTTTAGCGCTCTATTTAAGCTTCTTCTTATTATTAAGTGCTTCAAAGAGTTTGATTGAAGATGGTGCTATTCCCTATTTTGGTATCTGGGCGGTACAAATATTATTCTTTGCTATTGGTGTCGTATTGCACTTACAAACTATCGGAAAGTTTAATGTTAAGCCGAAAAAAGAAAAATCGAAAAAGGCTGAACCGGCTAAGGTGGATAAATAA
- the lptG gene encoding LPS export ABC transporter permease LptG, protein MGILDRYIGRTIFAATFLSLFVLIGLSSIIKFVEQMKSVGTGAYTVFSAAYFVLLKMPVEIALFFPMAALIGALIGLGSLASSSELVVMQAAGMSKFRIANSVLKTAIPMVIAVMLLGEFVAPQTDKEAYFMRDQLRNGSEKVENKYGIWAKDADSFISIGRMNSKAELYNVQLYFFTKDLTLEYAMVANKATYQGGSWLLQDVSKTTFFEDKTAVESFPEFTWKTELTPKKFEVIISEPDKMSMRDIYGYITYLESNDQDANTYWLTLWRKAVLPFTVVVMMLLSVSFIFGGLRTVPMGTRLIFGIASGFAFHVSGELFGPASLVFGLPPILGAVLPSILVLLIAMYLLRKQT, encoded by the coding sequence ATGGGTATTTTAGACCGATACATTGGCCGCACTATCTTTGCCGCAACATTTTTAAGCCTATTTGTATTGATTGGTTTGAGCAGCATTATTAAATTTGTAGAGCAAATGAAAAGTGTTGGAACAGGTGCTTATACTGTCTTTTCTGCTGCTTACTTTGTGCTATTAAAAATGCCTGTAGAAATCGCATTGTTCTTTCCTATGGCGGCTTTAATTGGCGCACTTATTGGATTGGGTTCATTGGCAAGTAGTAGTGAGTTAGTCGTCATGCAAGCTGCTGGTATGTCTAAGTTTCGTATTGCAAACTCAGTATTGAAAACGGCAATACCAATGGTTATTGCGGTGATGCTATTAGGGGAGTTTGTTGCACCTCAAACCGATAAAGAAGCTTACTTTATGCGAGACCAGTTAAGAAATGGCAGTGAAAAAGTTGAGAATAAATATGGGATTTGGGCAAAAGATGCTGATTCTTTTATCAGTATTGGACGAATGAATAGTAAAGCTGAACTTTACAACGTACAACTTTACTTTTTCACTAAAGACTTAACATTAGAATATGCAATGGTTGCCAATAAAGCGACTTACCAAGGGGGATCTTGGTTATTACAAGATGTCAGCAAAACCACTTTCTTTGAAGATAAAACAGCCGTTGAAAGCTTTCCTGAATTTACTTGGAAAACTGAATTAACACCGAAAAAATTTGAAGTTATTATTAGTGAACCAGATAAAATGTCAATGCGTGACATATATGGCTATATCACTTACTTAGAAAGTAATGATCAAGATGCAAATACGTATTGGTTGACGCTTTGGCGTAAAGCCGTATTGCCTTTTACTGTAGTCGTCATGATGTTGCTATCTGTTTCATTTATTTTCGGTGGGCTAAGAACTGTTCCAATGGGAACTCGTTTAATCTTTGGGATTGCGAGTGGTTTTGCATTCCATGTGTCTGGAGAGTTGTTTGGACCTGCAAGTTTAGTCTTTGGTTTACCCCCTATATTAGGGGCGGTATTACCAAGTATATTGGTATTGCTAATTGCGATGTACTTATTAAGAAAACAAACTTAG
- a CDS encoding RDD family protein yields the protein MVKHNNTKTAELSLAEQYQSCERASFFKRLGAYIYDLFALGAVLMLATILALIAVVIANKVGAIDLSVYKDTADYLGQSLVFLIYLSLVIIGFFTYFWSQAGQTIGMKAWRLRVQNSDGSNISFTQALIRLSTSAFGLGNIMALLKDRNAFQDLWGECEVIVMTKELSNWKGFKGMAFMDEDKQ from the coding sequence ATGGTCAAGCATAACAATACAAAAACAGCAGAGTTGAGCCTAGCAGAACAATATCAAAGTTGTGAGCGTGCATCATTTTTTAAACGTTTAGGTGCCTATATCTACGATTTATTTGCGCTTGGTGCCGTATTAATGCTGGCAACGATATTAGCATTAATAGCGGTTGTCATTGCCAATAAAGTCGGTGCTATTGATTTAAGTGTTTATAAAGATACTGCTGATTATTTAGGACAAAGCTTAGTTTTCTTAATTTACTTATCCCTTGTCATTATTGGTTTTTTTACTTATTTTTGGAGTCAAGCAGGCCAAACTATCGGCATGAAAGCATGGCGTTTACGAGTGCAAAATAGCGATGGTAGTAATATCAGTTTTACTCAGGCTTTAATCAGGTTATCAACATCTGCTTTTGGCTTAGGTAATATTATGGCCTTGTTAAAAGACCGCAATGCTTTTCAAGACTTATGGGGAGAGTGTGAAGTGATTGTGATGACAAAAGAATTAAGTAATTGGAAAGGTTTTAAAGGCATGGCATTTATGGATGAAGATAAGCAATAA
- a CDS encoding YifB family Mg chelatase-like AAA ATPase produces MALARLVCRSISGVDAPEVEVEVHLGTGLPGFSLVGLPETSVKEAKDRVRSAILNSNFKFPSKRITVNLAPANLPKEGGRFDLAIAIGILLASDQIKCPEILNFECYGELSLSGELRSVDGIIPCALAAKQQKRQVIVCTDNEHECALTGAQGFVAKHLIDVCAFLQQQLTLPSAEQSEAPPAKHSHLDFSDVLGQEQAKRVLEVAATGSHNLLLIGPPGTGKSMLAERFMTLLPNLEEQQALQTAAVYSVCGKQRDDWFSPPYRAPHHSASAVALVGGGGKPKPGEISLSHHGVLFLDELPEFPRQVLDSLRQPMENHNVTISRAANQVTFPAHFQLIAAMNPSPCGHISGQLRRSTPDQILRYLNRLSGPFLDRFALAIMVPLLPKGMLAESQQGKHNLTEKSADIKARVLVARNIQLKRQGKLNHYLSSQEVNIYCVLTTEDALFLEQAIEKMGLSIRAWHSLLKVARSIADLQQQADITKGHLCEALNYRAMDRLLSSFN; encoded by the coding sequence ATGGCATTAGCAAGATTAGTTTGTCGTTCTATTTCAGGAGTGGATGCACCTGAAGTTGAGGTTGAAGTACACCTTGGAACAGGGTTGCCGGGATTCTCTTTGGTAGGGTTGCCAGAAACATCGGTTAAAGAAGCTAAAGATAGGGTGCGTAGTGCTATTTTAAATAGTAACTTTAAGTTTCCGAGTAAAAGAATCACAGTCAATTTAGCACCTGCTAATTTACCTAAAGAAGGAGGCCGATTCGATTTAGCAATCGCTATTGGCATTCTTTTAGCTTCTGATCAAATAAAGTGTCCTGAAATATTAAATTTTGAGTGCTATGGAGAATTATCTTTATCTGGTGAATTGCGAAGTGTAGATGGCATTATTCCCTGTGCGTTGGCCGCCAAACAACAAAAACGACAAGTTATTGTCTGTACTGATAATGAACATGAATGTGCATTAACTGGTGCACAAGGTTTTGTCGCAAAACATTTGATTGATGTCTGCGCTTTTTTACAACAACAATTAACATTACCTTCAGCGGAGCAAAGTGAAGCACCGCCAGCTAAACATTCTCATCTTGATTTCAGTGATGTATTAGGGCAAGAGCAAGCTAAAAGAGTATTAGAAGTGGCTGCAACTGGTTCTCATAATTTATTGCTGATCGGCCCGCCTGGGACAGGAAAGAGTATGTTGGCAGAGCGGTTTATGACGTTATTGCCTAATTTGGAAGAGCAGCAAGCATTACAAACGGCAGCTGTATATTCAGTATGTGGCAAGCAACGTGATGATTGGTTTTCTCCTCCTTATCGAGCTCCGCATCATAGTGCCTCAGCAGTTGCATTAGTGGGCGGAGGTGGAAAACCTAAACCGGGCGAAATCTCCCTTTCTCATCATGGCGTTTTATTTCTCGATGAGTTGCCAGAATTTCCAAGGCAGGTGTTAGATAGTTTACGTCAGCCAATGGAAAATCATAATGTGACTATTTCTCGCGCTGCTAACCAAGTTACTTTTCCAGCTCATTTTCAGCTCATTGCTGCTATGAACCCAAGTCCTTGTGGTCATATTTCTGGTCAGTTAAGGCGTAGTACACCAGATCAAATTTTGCGTTATTTAAATCGTTTGTCTGGGCCTTTTTTAGATCGTTTTGCATTAGCGATTATGGTGCCTTTATTACCTAAAGGAATGTTGGCTGAGTCACAGCAAGGTAAACATAATTTAACAGAAAAAAGTGCTGATATTAAAGCAAGGGTTTTAGTGGCTCGTAATATTCAATTGAAACGCCAAGGTAAGTTAAATCATTATTTATCTAGCCAAGAGGTCAATATTTATTGTGTGTTAACCACTGAAGATGCTCTTTTTCTAGAGCAAGCGATTGAAAAAATGGGATTGTCTATTCGTGCTTGGCATAGCCTGTTGAAAGTGGCTCGAAGTATTGCTGATTTACAGCAACAAGCTGATATTACTAAAGGACACCTTTGTGAGGCATTAAACTATCGAGCGATGGACCGTTTGTTAAGTAGCTTCAATTAA